From Calliphora vicina chromosome 3, idCalVici1.1, whole genome shotgun sequence:
taatcggttaatttaaaattatacgattaaccgaataatttgtattttcattttaaattgaaaatacaacaacaaattttgtgtaaaaaacagcaaataaggtatttgagatcatttttgtaaacatatcgcctatttgctgcaacaacattataactcaaaatccgtgttttatgaactgagtaatacaaaatatataatctttcatatagtttcatatcattattttttgtgtgagagtgtttttttttttttttttgtaaacatcaaaattaaaattcatgttttctcgtaaatttcataagtaaaaatttggattaaatacagattagaaagatattaacatctactatttatatttctgaaatcggatgatttgttgaaaatttatttaagaaatagtaaaatgtcataaaatattcaaacacatttttttggaaacgactttattttgaattatgacgttgttgcagcaaatgagatatgtgagttttttagggttttagtgagatcttctgaaataatcttttacaaaacgaatataatttaaacaattttttttttcagatttaataaaacttttcttggaaaaaaactctctcgctgattgtatatgttggagaaatcaaaagcatgataaagaatattcctttttggattgttttagattttgattaatttaatagtttcgtttagttatgataaaagactcaattaaaaaaaaagtttcgtctatacatgtaaatacaaaaaaattttctaagacatgtaaattaaatatgtcagttgttatacataatcactaatcatgtttattggattttcagaaaatatctaattttaatttgtatttgaattgaaacagaaaaataaaataatacaaaaaaacaattttaaagtgccaaaaaaggaatttcgcttaatcgacacaaattaatcggtttatttgttatttgaaaattgacaatttcaaattattcgaacagttagccgtccaaaattaatcggttaatcgattgaataccctaatatacataaaattgagtagttattATTCTTCTTTTGAaccattgaattttaaaataattttccgcatactatgtacaaattttcaaatatatattgaaGACGTCATGAAAAATTGtccagatttattgctttatctcaaagccacatgtaataggaacaaaatgatgaatatggatcataaaaatctattgattcttttcgaatttattcacaattatgtgAATTCGCTCATGTTCAGAtaattgtatgtgcttacaagTGTGTAATTTGAGTATAAATTTTACACGTGTTTTTTTATtggtacaaaaattttaacttttctatgtttattttaatattatcgaACTAACcctcattaattatgtggagaaatgtctaacaaaatttataattttacttaaaaatttaaaaaaaaaatctatcatagaattgaaaaattttacgatttttgtacttaggtacaaaaatctatataatggttagtcaagcctttttttgctattgacctgtgtaatttattttcgtgaattaTCGCTCTAAAATTAAGTTGagtgatttatgtatatatgatagttatttctgtaaataaatttttaagaaatttatgctcgttaatgtgattttcggaTTAAGCAAGTTTGTTTTTTAGCGCTACTCtaaagcaaatatttgccacCAGGATGATATATTCTCATCCCTGAATTTTTGCAATTACTAAGTAAATAAGTATTTCCCACAACACATTATTACTTTGCTTTTATCTCtctacaaatataaaataattaaattagtttCTCATAGTACACTTTTATAAACTCATCAGCATTTAATAAGGAAATACTCATACTTTCATTTTAATCTCTTTAAAGGTTAAACAGCATTAATACATGCAGaatacaaacatatttgtttcttattaaatcaaaatttaagaatttacaTGTAATTCCCCTTAAAACTTATTGTGTATGACATGTAATTTTCCCTTTTTCAAATGACATTGTTGTTAGGCTTTGTGTTGTGTAGTTGCGTGTGTAAGGATGCTTAAAcattaatttcgaaattaaagtAAGAGCAAGGACTTTAATGATGTGTAATGCAAATATCTTGTTACATGAAAattttctgttaaaaattatatatttttaggcgtTGGAAAAGTTTTCGATATGTTTATTAATACGAATTTGATGTTATTATGCTCGTAATTTCAGCAAATATATATCTAtcagtgcttagttacttatggagtaaaaatattttgtaatttttatcgTAGAATTTAGGTAAAATTATCGGCTGtgtattttacaccgtagatatctatctatttgttgaaattacgggcattattTGTGGAACTATCTGTCTGCTTTTAAGGATCTATCATTTAATGCTATATATAGTTCAACATGATAAATTTCGCTTGTCATTTAGATTACTCCCATTGTTATCTTTAGCTACAAGTATCCTATTCAATCCACCTTGTCTTACTGTTTATTTCATAATATATTTTACATATCTTTTGTTACATTTGCTACAATTGTAAACTTCCTCTTTACACACAAACGACATATTTCATTACAGTAAATCTTTGAGAATTGTTTCTGTTTTTACATCCAGCCAAAAGATTTATATTACAGTACGTTCATTGCTATGCTAACTTTAAAAGATAATTAAATTAAGGATTACGAAAATGTACACATgtcaacatatgtatgtatatacccaTGTAGGAGTAAACAAATACGTATATACGTTTACATAAgtatgtttaatttgttttaacattcctttcattttctaccttaataaattagattttatgtttttttttatgcaaCCTAATATTAATATAATGTCTCTtagaattaatataaaaattgttgaacaaaagttttaaatttataagattTGACTACATTACGtttgaatctttttttttatataatacacACCTACGTAAATGTGTTTTTGTAGCATTAgaagaaataatcaaattatctGAAGTTTTAAACATTAGAAAGGGATTTTACTTTTATGTAATATAATTATGACACAAAAAGAGTTATAAAAGGAAAATATAATAAGTACAAAGCAGATAAGATTTGAAGACAACTATTACTCTAATTTTTATAAGACATAGGCCATCTATGCAATAAGTGCCTAGTGGTGGAAatgaaaaaagtggaaataaatcgtAAAGGGTAACAGTTagattttaacaaactttccaTAGTTATAGAGGAAGTGCAGCTGAcctttagttttgaatttggtcTTTAAACGATAAGGTGTTTTCAGATCTTCAAAGCCCCATGATGCAAATATTTTGTTCCCGAtcggattttaaatatttttttatactacAAGAAGAGagcttttttggcaaaatctgtTATTCTCaaacaaacttttatttactttaggtttttaataaaaaaattttatgtaaaataatttataaacaaaactattgttgaactttaaaaattgtaaactgtattttatcaattttttaattcttaaaaattttattaatttttagaaagaaGATACATTTTCATTCACGGtgttatataatatatatatcttgtatttttttactagtcaaatttatggattaaaaatcaacaaaaatgttaaaatttatctTGCCATtctgtaatatatttttgtacacTGCATAGTCGGCAAACTGCATCAACAAACAGCGGAGAAAAACAAGATGAAGCTAATTACTGGAACTTATATACTCTAAACTATAGGTCTCCAGCAGTACGCCCGCGGGCACCAtctatttcgaattttttttttttaatatttagcgaaaaaaaactttggtgaaaaaaaaaatcgggttaaaaaatattttttccgattttgacccactgtaggtccaacttactatggtcttatatacgtcgttacaaaggtttttgaaatatctatcattagatagccatattgtctatattaatgacttatgtgctgtttttctatagcgaacgagtgatTTGAGTgtacgttttacatgtattttgtttttgttacagtaacaaaacacatgtttaaTTTCCACTCAAGTACTCGTTTGCTATAGATAAATAGCACAATAGtaatatatgtaggtcaaaaatccatttgtgaaccgattttctcgatttttaatagcaaccgaGGAGATATTGATGATTGAAtggtgtatgtaagttatttggggactgcgaaaagttgatttcaacagatagaaATCGACTCCCCcatctataagaatccagaatatatacttcatagggtcgaaaaattatattgtggaaattacaaacggaatgacaaacttatatatacccttctcacgatgttgaagggtataaaaacggttAACAGCACTGGATTCAGTGTACCCGAACTAGGTTAACCAGCTAGGTGCCCCGCTTGtcagaaaaaaagtgtcaaattcGTGCACTGTGTTACCTTTCAGATGATACCAAACACAAGTATTCCCGGTCACAATATCAACAGACTCCGTCAAATATCCCAATTTTCATCAAGTTAGTCTCTAATACATACTTTTAAATAATTGATAAACAAGGAGGAGTTCTTGGATCAAATGAgtattttaggaaaatttaatgccaatatttaaacaatatcaAACTTTTTCGACGTGGTTCCaaatgggcaattccatgagaatgacaaaaaaattaaaaaaaacaaaagcccttaaaactttttttcaagataatTTGACTagaagaaaacactaaaatgttactgtgtaaaagtatttagatcttattacaacattttaagggcaaaaataataaaacaaaaatacttactatgtttaattttttaatttaatttttttattttaggctACGATTTGACTccgattgtttttttgctactatcaaattgtttattgaaatcgaatatattttctatttatatttttagtttttgtatacatatgtatatttacagaatatatattgttttactataagagaaaaatctgtcacgtacgatattaaattttatttattataaaatcatccaaagattgtttttatataaatataatggattgtaaaggaaaaatatttggtttagtgtatgaaataaaaagaaaacatagcACCTCTCACGCttcgcaaattttcgcatatttctacatgtacctcaaaattacttccgttaaAGTACGATATACTCTTATTTcactcgatattttggacaacattgtttcgaaagaacttattattttttaaaatatagtaccccctgaatggaacataaagatcaaattattttttagatactcttatttttgcaaaatctattccactctataagCGTATAAATGTCACGTACTATGGCATGGAATTGCCTGTATGTCTTAAATAAACAGAGTTTGCTCAGTAGCTTAACAGTCACGGTAGCTGTTTTTGGACCTAGAATTTCATTAAGTTTTAGATAAACATTTCTGAGTGAGAAAAAGAAAGAGTGTCATATAATCGCTATGTTCTAATAattcacaatggtttaaaaatgttgttattactattcaagcaaaaaatgtcctaaaataatactactctgtatgttgtgtttattttgctgtcataaccaaccagcagaggcCTTCGCCGAATGCCTAAAAGCCGGATAAGAcgttgtgaaatattagaacattatgacaatatgacatgatagacTACCTTGTGAATCCACTAATTGTGTTTAATTATGGTAAATACACTAATGGTATAAACCTTAACCTATATAACATATGGTGCATAGATCTCTCAAAGAATCGATAAAACAAgccacaaataaaattagcaTATGCATTTGAAGCCACATTCCTATATACTTATACATGTGTATATTAGGTTagcaccaaaaaaattaataactttgccaactaaaataaaattttgtatttaaaattaactcaACAACTTTAATCAACGGAGGATATTTCTCTAGACACTATCACGTCtttaacagacggacagacagacagaaataACTAGGTCGGCTTAGAGCATTtgacacaaatattaaaaaatatttaaggtgTCTCAGCTCTTTGATCCAGTAACAACGAAACATTCCGAAACAAACCAAATTTTCTTCTAttgaaattcatatttatttagtagagCTATCCTAATGTACTTACTCATGAATAACTATGAGCGATTACAAATAACCATAACGAAACCTACACATAAATACAAGTTCATATGTTGTCTATTTATATAGGTGAGCTCATAAATATGCAATAATTCATTATTAATCATGACGCATATGCTAATTAGAAAATGCATATACATCCTTTAAGgacttcttaaaaaaataatataaaattttagtataaataatgaCTCCAGCCACTACAAAAGCATCACTAAAGTTTAGATACTTTCACATATAACAACAGGATAACGTTCTTAAGAAAtcatattaaaaagaaaataattaaaaataaatctagtgaaattaatttaaatatgaattctaTCAAATATATATCCTGCGGCCTTTTAATGCTCTTGGTCATTACTGATCTAAGTACTGCCAATTTTCGTTTGTGTGGTCAATCGTTGACACAATTTTTGGACATGATCTGTGTTGATGGTTTTAATTCCAAAAACCTTAAGGCCAAAAAATCAGGTAAATATTTGAACCTTGAACTTAAGTTCAATTTCTATttgtaatattaattttatatttctttaattttagttcCCTTAATTGATTATAACGATAATGGTCTCGATAGTGATGCTCTTTTACCCCAGCCATTTTCATCATTATTTATGGACAAACTGCTAAATGCTAATCCCAATAGTTTGATGGCCAAAACTCGCCGACGTCGTCATGATGGTGTAGCCGATGAGTGTTGTCGCAAACCTTGTGCTATGCCCGAACTATTATCATATTGCAtataattttaatgttaaatattttgaattaacctaaattatttacaaaatattgatatacctgtattattataatattattttactcatatatatataattagatATGTTcagtaacaaaaaatatttacaaactcTTAAAGACTTTTGATATActgtaataatttgtaatagttatttttgttaatgaatTTAACTAATGTTAATACGTAATTACAATTAAGAAgtgttcattttaaattgaccaTGAATTGAATAAATGCTACAAtgtgaataataaaatatatttcataaattaaaatgcataataTATATGGATTCTTTCTGAAATAAATtgattaataaacaagtaagaaagtatagtctgtCAAGTAccaccatatgataccctacactaataaaaacagttttcttttaaaattaggtagcatgtcttctgtatatatgaaaat
This genomic window contains:
- the LOC135955467 gene encoding probable insulin-like peptide 3, giving the protein MLLVITDLSTANFRLCGQSLTQFLDMICVDGFNSKNLKAKKSVPLIDYNDNGLDSDALLPQPFSSLFMDKLLNANPNSLMAKTRRRRHDGVADECCRKPCAMPELLSYCI